The Streptomyces sp. NBC_01276 genome contains the following window.
GCAGGTAGGTGAACATCTCCTCCAGGTGGGAGGAGTTACGGCCGTCGTGGGCGGCGGCCAGGCTGGATATCCGGCGGGAGACGGCCTGGACGTGCGCGTCGGACATGACCGGCGCCAGGCGCGCGTCCCAGGTCCAGATGAGGTTGCGCAGGCAGCCGTCGGCGGTGACGGCCGGGTCGGCGAGGAAGTCGGCGAACCGGTCCGGCGAGAGGCCGGTGATCCCGTCAAGGGTGCAGGGGACGCCCGCGGCGACGCTGCGCGCGGTGGGTGCGGCCTGGGCGGAGGCCGCCTTGCGGCTCTTCTCCGCGCGCTCGGCGGACGCGGAGGAGCCCGGGGCCGAGACGGCCGGGGCGGCGCCGGGCACCCTGCCGTCGGTGACGGACTTGCCGCCGGGGGCGGGGGCGGGCGCCGGGACGAGCTCCTGGGCGTCGGCCCGGTGGTCGACCTCGTCGAAGGGGTTCGGCGTCGTGGTGCCGGTGGCGCCCGGGGCTCCCGAGGTGAAGGCGGCGGGTGCGGAGGCACCGGTCGCGGCGAGGGGGGTGCCCCGCTCCGCGGCCTGGGTCACGGCCTGGCCGGCGGTGGCGAGGAGGGTGACCGCCACGGCGGCGGAGAGGAGGGACGTACGCACAACTCTGTGCTGGGACACCGAGAGCTCCTGGTGGGGATGGAGGTGGGGGAAATGGTGCGTGAACTGCCCTGCTTCACACGGCGTTTGACGGGGATTAACGTGCCGCGATGTGAGCTGTAACATAGTAATGTGAAATTGCACTGGCAAGCCCTGTGCGCCCACCAGTTCGGTACTTCTTGAGGGAGCCTCCGTGAGCGACACCTCCGCCCGCCTCAACACCGGCAGCCACGATCTGCCCGTATCAGCAGAGTTGTCCCGGTTCATGGCCGGAAACTGGGCGGCCACCCCGCTTCCCGCCGCCGCCCGCGTCCCCTCGCACGCCGTCACCCCGGCCCGCCGCGCCAGGCTCTCGGCGCGCTTCCCCGGCGAGCGGCTGCTCATCCCGGCCGGCGAACTGATGGTCCGCTCCAACGACGCCGACTTCCGCTTCCGGCCCCACAGCGCGTACGCCTGGCTGACCGGACTGACGGGCGAGGACCAGGCCGGGCACGTCCTGGCCCTGGAGCCGTCCGGCCCGAACGGGCACGAGGCCGTGCTGTACCTGAGGCCGCGCTCGCCCCGGGCAAACGGGAACGAGGAGTTCTTCCGCGACCGCCGCTACGGCGAGTTCTGGGTGGGGCGCCGCCCGGACCTCGCGGAGGCCGAGCGGCTGACCGGCATCCGCTGCGCGCACCTGGACACCCTGGGGGAGCCGCCGGCCCGCAACGCCGCCACGGACGGCGAACTGGCCGCCGCGCTCTCCGAGTTGCGGCTGGTCAAGGACGCATGGGAGATCGACCAGCTGCAGCTGGCCGTGGACCACACGGCGGCCGGCTTCGAGGACGTCGTACGGGCCCTGCCGCAGGCGTTCGCGCACCCGCGCGGGGAGCGCTGGATCGAGGGGGTGTTCGGACTGCGCGCCCGGGCGGAGGGCAACGGGACCGGCTACAGCACGATCGCGGCCTCGGGAGCCCATGCGGGCATCCTGCACTGGATCCACAACGACGGCCGGCTCAACCGGGACGAACTGCTCCTCCTGGACGCGGGCGTGGAGACCGACACCCTCTACACGGCCGACATCACCCGCACCCTC
Protein-coding sequences here:
- a CDS encoding aminopeptidase P family protein, whose protein sequence is MSDTSARLNTGSHDLPVSAELSRFMAGNWAATPLPAAARVPSHAVTPARRARLSARFPGERLLIPAGELMVRSNDADFRFRPHSAYAWLTGLTGEDQAGHVLALEPSGPNGHEAVLYLRPRSPRANGNEEFFRDRRYGEFWVGRRPDLAEAERLTGIRCAHLDTLGEPPARNAATDGELAAALSELRLVKDAWEIDQLQLAVDHTAAGFEDVVRALPQAFAHPRGERWIEGVFGLRARAEGNGTGYSTIAASGAHAGILHWIHNDGRLNRDELLLLDAGVETDTLYTADITRTLPLSGRFSPVQRQVYELVLAAQEAGIAALRPGARFGDFHRAGMKVIAEGLAEWGVLKNAEGDLHRRYSLCSSGHMLGLDVHDCAKARAETYLEGVLEEGQVLTVEPGLYLQPDDETLPAELRGVSVRIEDDLVITADGARLMSGALPRTVAGVEEWMGTLLDSAGS